The Deltaproteobacteria bacterium genome contains a region encoding:
- a CDS encoding HAD family phosphatase, which translates to MPLSASVPRSTDLAFALPALRFPARWTGLGLAAVLALACAGWPAGAFAAERGGATRGRRPNGRADKDRLYVTDLDGTVIFKGRPLPVYSQKAMNLFVRRGWQLGVATGRNELEMRRVLGDVRLALPVMLLHGALTKNLETGEILRVAAVSRRMQRVIAREADRHGVCLVATVLRPDGTVVGEYKPHPLREAVEYIEGLRRTLSVQEVRGPLGAAGGKVLMLTAEGPDARLDGFREAVAKALPKLQVYPGTHSVSGKLVEFTAPGASKGQATRSLAKSMGLTMRQVTGFGDEVNDLSLARTAGRYFAVETGNPALLGVTRGRLPGPQQQGVASYLARLLRQAAVGAR; encoded by the coding sequence ATGCCGCTGTCTGCATCCGTGCCGCGCTCTACCGATCTCGCGTTCGCGCTCCCGGCCCTTCGCTTCCCGGCCCGCTGGACGGGCCTGGGCCTCGCGGCCGTCCTCGCCCTCGCCTGCGCGGGCTGGCCGGCGGGCGCTTTCGCCGCAGAGCGCGGTGGCGCCACGCGCGGACGCCGGCCGAACGGGCGGGCCGACAAGGACCGCCTCTACGTGACCGATCTCGACGGGACGGTGATCTTCAAGGGGCGTCCCCTGCCGGTCTACAGCCAGAAGGCCATGAACCTCTTCGTGCGGCGCGGCTGGCAGCTCGGCGTGGCTACCGGCCGCAACGAGCTCGAGATGCGGCGCGTGCTCGGCGACGTGCGGCTCGCGCTGCCCGTGATGCTCCTCCACGGCGCGCTGACGAAGAACCTCGAGACGGGGGAGATCCTGCGCGTGGCGGCGGTGAGCCGGCGCATGCAGCGCGTGATCGCCCGCGAGGCCGACCGCCACGGGGTGTGTCTGGTGGCCACGGTGCTGCGACCGGACGGAACGGTGGTCGGCGAGTACAAGCCGCACCCGCTTCGCGAGGCGGTGGAGTACATCGAGGGGCTGCGCCGCACCCTCAGCGTTCAGGAGGTGCGAGGTCCCCTCGGCGCGGCCGGCGGCAAGGTGCTGATGCTCACGGCCGAAGGCCCCGACGCGCGCCTGGACGGGTTTCGGGAGGCGGTCGCGAAGGCGCTTCCCAAGCTGCAGGTCTACCCCGGCACCCACTCGGTATCGGGCAAGCTCGTGGAGTTCACGGCGCCGGGGGCCAGCAAGGGGCAGGCCACGCGCTCGCTCGCGAAGAGCATGGGCCTCACGATGCGCCAGGTGACCGGGTTCGGGGACGAGGTGAACGACCTCTCTCTCGCGCGCACGGCGGGGCGCTACTTCGCCGTCGAGACGGGCAACCCGGCGCTCCTCGGGGTCACGCGGGGTCGCCTGCCGGGACCGCAGCAGCAGGGGGTCGCGAGCTATCTGGCGCGGCTGCTCCGGCAGGCGGCGGTGGGCGCGCGCTGA
- a CDS encoding alpha/beta hydrolase, which translates to MTRRSWRDVPGRPHKKPHEVPPGRRWGFRPSEPRSGLPLVPLVRPGAPVLTLFRAMLLRKFRRVGLGSHSALLSTGRMRYYRGGSGPPLVFLHGFGGSALETWEKQVGAFAPHYSVVAPDLFWFGGSVPLDGHRMDSAAAHAEAVLELLDRLGLRRVHLVGVSFGGFVALELALRQPERLEKLVLVGPAGVEPTVEEAERVAAAFGYPEDIAEVLVPPDVEGLKRFLDTVFYRPRYIPRFVLRELLHQEFHRHREAKQRLCRGLLDQLRPVEELAEIAVRTLLVWGRHDPLLPPSIGERLARGLPNATLALLERSAHPPMLEEPARFNDVVLRFLAESPGRGR; encoded by the coding sequence ATGACGCGCAGATCCTGGCGGGACGTGCCGGGGAGGCCGCACAAGAAGCCGCACGAGGTGCCGCCCGGTCGACGCTGGGGCTTCCGCCCGAGCGAACCGCGCTCCGGTCTGCCGCTCGTCCCGCTGGTGCGTCCGGGCGCGCCGGTGCTCACGCTGTTCCGCGCCATGCTGCTGCGCAAGTTCCGCCGCGTGGGACTGGGCTCCCACAGCGCGCTCCTCAGTACCGGGCGCATGCGCTACTACCGCGGCGGAAGCGGCCCGCCGCTGGTCTTCCTCCACGGCTTCGGCGGCAGCGCGCTCGAGACCTGGGAGAAGCAGGTCGGGGCGTTCGCGCCGCACTACTCGGTCGTGGCGCCGGACCTCTTCTGGTTCGGCGGCAGCGTGCCGCTCGATGGCCACCGGATGGATTCGGCCGCGGCGCACGCCGAGGCGGTGCTCGAGCTGCTCGACCGGCTGGGGCTTCGCCGCGTGCACCTCGTGGGAGTCTCGTTCGGCGGCTTCGTGGCGCTCGAGCTCGCGCTCCGGCAGCCGGAGCGACTGGAGAAGCTCGTGCTCGTCGGTCCCGCGGGGGTGGAGCCCACCGTCGAGGAGGCCGAGCGTGTGGCGGCGGCCTTCGGCTACCCCGAGGACATCGCCGAGGTGCTGGTGCCCCCGGACGTGGAGGGCCTCAAGCGGTTTCTGGACACGGTCTTCTACCGGCCGCGCTACATCCCGCGCTTCGTGCTGCGCGAGCTCCTGCATCAGGAGTTTCACCGCCACCGGGAGGCGAAGCAGCGCCTCTGCCGCGGCCTGCTCGACCAGCTTCGGCCCGTCGAGGAGCTGGCGGAGATCGCCGTGCGCACGCTGCTCGTCTGGGGACGGCACGACCCGCTCCTGCCGCCGAGCATCGGCGAGCGGCTCGCGCGCGGCCTGCCGAACGCCACGCTCGCGCTCCTCGAGCGGTCGGCGCACCCCCCGATGCTCGAGGAGCCGGCGCGCTTCAACGACGTGGTGCTGCGCTTCCTCGCGGAGAGCCCGGGGCGTGGACGCTGA
- a CDS encoding nucleotidyltransferase domain-containing protein: MTVGKTGAPDLIPNDVLTRFLRRQMRCKILLVAVSGAHAGGFANRTSILELKGIHIEPTENLVGLAQAPKAYNWVGEFEGYRIDYSSQELGPALTQLLRGDGSILERILAPRQLVDSHDLEQVQKVSRGVICRRFHSYYRSFSRGVQREYESQEPRSVAHVLSAYRTGLTGVHLLRRGELIYELQKLGQLYGFGNMHELIHINKNSENAVLDPCSLWITRLAKLHALVEESVEESPLPVDPEHPKPLEDFLLDMRRRFFDAMTVQQ; encoded by the coding sequence ATGACCGTCGGCAAGACTGGAGCTCCGGACCTCATCCCGAACGACGTGCTGACCCGCTTCCTGCGGCGGCAGATGCGCTGCAAGATCCTGCTCGTCGCCGTCTCCGGGGCCCACGCGGGGGGCTTCGCGAACCGGACCAGCATCCTCGAGCTGAAGGGGATCCACATCGAGCCCACCGAGAACCTGGTCGGGCTGGCGCAGGCCCCGAAGGCCTACAACTGGGTCGGAGAGTTCGAGGGCTATCGCATCGACTACTCCTCTCAAGAGCTCGGCCCGGCGCTGACGCAGCTCCTGCGCGGCGACGGATCGATCCTCGAGCGAATCCTCGCGCCGCGGCAGCTCGTGGACAGCCACGACCTGGAGCAGGTCCAGAAGGTCAGCCGCGGGGTGATCTGCCGGCGCTTTCACAGCTACTACCGCTCGTTCTCGCGCGGGGTGCAGCGCGAATACGAATCGCAGGAGCCGCGCAGCGTCGCGCACGTGCTCTCGGCGTATCGAACGGGCCTCACCGGCGTGCACCTGCTCCGCCGCGGAGAGCTGATCTACGAGCTCCAGAAGCTCGGCCAGCTCTACGGCTTCGGCAACATGCACGAGCTCATTCACATCAACAAGAACTCCGAGAACGCGGTGCTCGACCCGTGCAGCCTCTGGATTACGCGCCTCGCCAAGCTCCACGCGCTGGTGGAGGAGTCGGTGGAGGAGAGCCCGCTCCCCGTGGACCCCGAGCACCCGAAGCCCCTCGAGGACTTCCTCCTCGACATGCGCCGGCGCTTCTTCGACGCGATGACCGTCCAGCAGTAG
- a CDS encoding CAP domain-containing protein codes for MALRPRHARPTCLLGLSLLLVACDPGPTATRPSGWSGRRADRDDDGPPIGSAAVLERPLAGLAPQAVGCGGTAPTSTHPAFEQELVERVNRERALQGLPPLARNARLDEAARYHTADMAADVYFNHDTYDRIGGALTRVCGFGDRVTSFYPSWGWLGENLALGQATPADAIAAWMGSAGHRGNILHANYWEIGVGYSAGNYWAQDFGTPGGSSSTRVVVNGEAASTTDPNVTLYVYGTWTQMRVRNNDGAWSAWVPFANSSTWRLPNLRATHRVTVEVQQASTVASDDDTIFLDVPGPNLPHKLYLPIIMRL; via the coding sequence ATGGCACTACGTCCTCGTCACGCACGCCCGACTTGCCTCCTCGGCCTGTCGCTCCTCCTCGTCGCCTGCGACCCGGGGCCGACGGCCACGCGCCCCTCGGGCTGGAGCGGACGACGCGCCGATCGCGACGACGATGGCCCCCCCATCGGCTCCGCGGCGGTCCTCGAACGGCCCCTCGCCGGACTCGCACCCCAGGCCGTCGGCTGCGGCGGCACCGCGCCCACCTCCACGCATCCGGCCTTCGAGCAGGAGCTCGTCGAGCGCGTGAACCGGGAGCGGGCGCTGCAGGGCCTTCCTCCGCTCGCGCGCAACGCGCGCCTCGACGAGGCGGCGCGGTATCACACGGCGGACATGGCGGCGGACGTCTACTTCAACCACGACACCTACGATCGGATCGGCGGCGCGCTGACCCGCGTCTGCGGCTTCGGAGATCGCGTGACCTCCTTCTACCCGAGCTGGGGCTGGCTGGGCGAGAACCTCGCGCTCGGGCAGGCCACTCCGGCCGACGCGATCGCGGCCTGGATGGGCAGCGCCGGGCATCGCGGCAATATCCTGCACGCGAACTACTGGGAGATCGGCGTGGGGTACTCCGCAGGGAACTACTGGGCGCAGGACTTCGGCACGCCCGGGGGTTCGTCCAGCACGCGCGTGGTGGTCAATGGCGAAGCCGCGAGCACCACCGACCCGAACGTCACGCTCTACGTCTACGGCACCTGGACCCAGATGCGCGTCAGGAACAACGACGGCGCCTGGTCGGCGTGGGTTCCCTTCGCCAACAGCTCCACCTGGCGGCTGCCGAACCTCCGCGCCACCCACCGCGTGACCGTCGAGGTGCAGCAGGCCTCGACCGTGGCCTCGGACGACGACACGATCTTTCTCGACGTGCCGGGGCCGAACCTCCCGCACAAGCTCTACCTGCCGATCATCATGCGGCTGTGA
- a CDS encoding acyltransferase family protein: MGRARADECFQRDPALVARWAPRIGQLLRWFCPVIEGEENLPARGPLLLVGNHSGGLYTPDAYALVHWWVTHRGPEEPLYFLGHDLLFVIPRFGAFVRGAGGLPASMRNARRALRRGASVLVYPGGDWEAFRPIWERGRVDFGGRTGVARLALELGVPVVPVVCHGSHDTTCVLSRGEGLAARLSLGRVRSKVFPLVAGLPWGVVPGFIPTVPLPAQLRLRFLPPLRWEAFEARAARDEDTVRRCYAELVETMQAALDELVRAHPWPLLDRWRGLARSRKIAATAAAT, encoded by the coding sequence ATGGGACGGGCCCGTGCCGACGAGTGCTTCCAGCGCGACCCCGCGCTCGTCGCGCGGTGGGCGCCGCGCATCGGTCAGCTTTTGCGCTGGTTTTGTCCGGTGATCGAAGGAGAGGAGAACCTTCCTGCGCGCGGGCCTCTGCTGCTGGTCGGGAACCACTCCGGGGGGCTCTACACGCCGGACGCCTACGCGCTCGTGCACTGGTGGGTCACCCATCGCGGGCCCGAGGAGCCCCTCTATTTTCTCGGCCACGATCTGCTCTTCGTGATCCCCCGCTTCGGCGCGTTCGTACGGGGTGCGGGCGGTCTGCCGGCCAGCATGCGCAACGCGAGGCGCGCGCTGCGACGCGGTGCCTCGGTGCTCGTTTACCCCGGGGGCGACTGGGAGGCCTTCCGTCCCATCTGGGAGCGCGGTCGCGTGGACTTCGGCGGACGCACGGGCGTCGCGCGGCTCGCGCTCGAGCTCGGTGTGCCCGTGGTGCCGGTCGTCTGTCACGGCAGCCACGACACGACCTGCGTCCTTTCGCGCGGGGAAGGCCTCGCCGCACGGCTCTCGCTCGGGCGCGTGCGGAGCAAGGTCTTTCCGCTCGTGGCGGGCCTGCCGTGGGGCGTGGTGCCGGGCTTCATTCCCACCGTGCCCTTGCCCGCGCAGCTTCGGTTGCGCTTCTTGCCGCCGCTGCGCTGGGAAGCTTTCGAGGCGCGTGCGGCGCGCGACGAGGACACGGTGCGGCGCTGCTACGCGGAGCTCGTCGAGACGATGCAAGCGGCGCTCGACGAGCTCGTGCGGGCGCATCCGTGGCCGCTGCTCGACCGCTGGCGCGGGCTCGCGCGCTCACGGAAGATAGCGGCCACCGCGGCTGCCACCTAG
- a CDS encoding serine/threonine protein kinase, producing MAGSMELLPPPAEPDAVMAGPDVAAEGPLLGQRYLLDRELARGPAGTLFSARHQLLGHAVTARLVPDGLAGSAPEVADFLREAREAGALRHAHIAEVVDCGRDAQHGVFLVLEHLAGRSLATALLEDGPFPSSRALPLLRQLAQALQVAHAAGLVHGAVTLHSVFLCASPEGSERLKLLDFGLSHLGPFPPLTEAERTVDGRTPYLAPEQWRETRATDPRVDAFAFGVVAHALLTGHLPGAYESTPAGENVADRDAASLLDTSVGQHLPEVAQLIAECLAPEPGTRPSSFAEVAQRLVSGSASSPDDDEDEELAGTMAGSYRLVRLLGSGAIGSVWLGMHPVIGSKVAVKILHRHMCQSPDVVRRFAVEAQAVNRMQSPYVVKIFDFGKLPDGRDYAVMELLEGETLGSWLLREGPLPWEDALPLVAQIASALAVAHQVGVVHRDLKPFNVFLCAEEDDVRVKVLDFGIAKLLDDEGQSAFNTRAGICLGTPAYAAPEQLVPDGDVGPAADIYALGLVTYELLVGRVPYSTSMKEVIHAKLTGEPPSLAAYADVLDARIVALVDRMLSHRLEDRPSSMNEVLESLRELGASLPRPQGDSLARTPSWPGERRSPTGPVPSSLREESRRLRVGTGPAPRAVEAGSAPVRAAPMRTAPAPWMAGAAAPTRAGAASEDAGSDADRDRELVRSLRSSTTRSLPSWRTFVVVALLGAAGTLGAFLLFGDEERPAPTPQPPPAAVAPVAPQTAAPVVAEASKPERPAARGARSDGILFSLRSEPDEAEVWVDGAHMGLTPLKVRLDPKRPPRDVRVRKAGFKEWRRALRGHGPHRLTARLVGEDGTRPAKGPAGGSGKTSPGTEPVLQDPFED from the coding sequence ATGGCAGGCTCGATGGAGCTACTCCCTCCCCCAGCAGAGCCGGATGCGGTGATGGCCGGTCCAGATGTGGCAGCAGAGGGCCCCCTCCTGGGGCAACGCTACCTGCTCGACCGGGAGCTGGCGCGCGGTCCGGCTGGGACGCTCTTTTCCGCGCGGCATCAGCTCCTCGGCCACGCGGTCACGGCGCGCCTGGTACCCGACGGGCTCGCGGGGAGCGCCCCCGAGGTCGCCGACTTCCTGCGCGAGGCCCGAGAGGCCGGCGCGCTCCGGCACGCCCACATCGCCGAGGTGGTGGACTGCGGCCGCGACGCGCAGCACGGCGTGTTCCTCGTGCTCGAGCACCTCGCCGGCCGGTCGCTCGCGACGGCGCTCCTCGAGGACGGCCCGTTTCCGTCGTCGCGCGCCCTGCCCCTGCTGCGGCAGCTCGCCCAGGCCCTGCAGGTGGCGCACGCGGCGGGCCTGGTGCACGGGGCCGTCACGTTGCACTCGGTCTTCCTTTGCGCCTCCCCCGAGGGCTCCGAGCGCCTGAAGCTGCTCGACTTCGGCCTCTCGCACCTCGGGCCGTTTCCTCCGCTCACCGAGGCCGAGCGCACCGTCGACGGACGCACGCCGTACCTGGCTCCCGAGCAGTGGCGAGAGACCCGCGCGACCGATCCGCGGGTCGACGCCTTCGCCTTCGGGGTGGTGGCGCACGCGCTTCTGACCGGGCACCTGCCGGGCGCGTACGAGTCCACCCCCGCCGGCGAGAACGTCGCCGACCGTGACGCGGCCTCGCTCCTCGACACCTCCGTGGGTCAGCACCTCCCCGAGGTCGCACAGCTCATCGCCGAATGCCTCGCGCCGGAGCCCGGCACGCGCCCCTCCTCCTTCGCCGAGGTGGCGCAGCGTCTGGTCTCCGGCTCCGCCTCCTCCCCCGACGACGACGAGGACGAGGAGCTGGCCGGTACGATGGCGGGTAGCTACCGGCTCGTCCGGCTCCTCGGCTCGGGGGCCATCGGCTCGGTCTGGCTGGGGATGCATCCGGTGATCGGCTCCAAGGTGGCGGTGAAGATCCTGCACCGGCACATGTGCCAGTCGCCCGACGTGGTGCGGCGCTTCGCCGTCGAGGCGCAGGCCGTCAACCGGATGCAGAGCCCCTACGTGGTCAAGATCTTCGATTTCGGCAAGCTCCCCGACGGCCGCGACTACGCCGTGATGGAGCTGCTCGAAGGCGAGACGCTGGGCTCGTGGCTCCTGCGCGAGGGCCCGCTCCCCTGGGAGGACGCCCTGCCGCTCGTCGCGCAGATCGCGAGCGCCCTCGCCGTGGCCCATCAGGTGGGCGTCGTGCACCGCGACCTCAAGCCCTTCAACGTCTTCCTGTGCGCCGAGGAGGACGACGTCCGGGTGAAGGTGCTGGACTTCGGCATCGCCAAGCTGCTGGACGACGAGGGGCAATCGGCCTTCAACACGCGCGCCGGCATCTGCCTGGGCACACCGGCCTACGCGGCTCCCGAACAGCTCGTCCCCGACGGCGACGTCGGGCCGGCAGCCGACATCTACGCCCTCGGGCTCGTGACCTACGAACTGCTCGTCGGGCGCGTCCCGTACTCGACGAGCATGAAGGAGGTCATCCACGCCAAGCTGACCGGCGAGCCGCCGTCGCTCGCGGCCTACGCCGACGTGCTGGACGCGCGGATCGTCGCGCTCGTGGACCGCATGCTGTCGCACCGCCTCGAGGACCGGCCCTCGAGCATGAACGAGGTGCTGGAGAGCCTGCGGGAGCTGGGAGCGTCGCTGCCTCGGCCGCAGGGCGACTCGCTCGCGCGCACGCCGTCGTGGCCCGGCGAGCGCCGCTCTCCGACGGGACCCGTGCCGAGTTCGCTCCGAGAGGAGAGTCGCAGGCTCCGCGTGGGAACCGGGCCCGCCCCGCGAGCGGTGGAGGCCGGGTCCGCCCCGGTGCGTGCCGCTCCCATGCGCACCGCTCCCGCCCCGTGGATGGCCGGCGCCGCCGCACCAACGCGCGCCGGCGCCGCGAGCGAGGACGCGGGATCCGACGCAGACCGGGACCGGGAGCTCGTCCGGAGCCTGCGTTCCTCCACCACCCGCTCGCTGCCGAGCTGGCGGACCTTCGTCGTCGTCGCGCTGCTGGGCGCTGCCGGGACGCTCGGGGCGTTTCTGCTCTTCGGCGACGAGGAACGGCCTGCGCCCACTCCGCAGCCCCCTCCGGCCGCCGTCGCACCGGTCGCGCCCCAGACTGCGGCGCCCGTGGTCGCGGAGGCCAGCAAGCCCGAGCGGCCGGCAGCTCGCGGCGCCCGTTCGGACGGCATTCTCTTCTCGCTGCGTAGCGAGCCCGACGAGGCCGAGGTGTGGGTGGACGGCGCGCACATGGGGCTGACGCCGCTGAAGGTGCGGCTCGACCCGAAGCGTCCCCCGCGCGACGTGCGTGTACGCAAGGCGGGGTTCAAGGAGTGGCGCCGCGCGCTCCGCGGCCACGGGCCTCATCGACTCACGGCGCGGCTCGTGGGCGAGGACGGAACGCGACCCGCGAAGGGGCCGGCGGGCGGCTCCGGCAAGACCAGCCCCGGCACCGAACCCGTTCTGCAAGACCCCTTCGAGGACTGA
- a CDS encoding glycoside hydrolase family 1 protein yields the protein MRTVRSYALICVGLGLGLGAWASCDGQSAGPPALAFPAGFHFGAATAAHQLEGDNANNNWHQFETLPGFAGKTREPSGKAVDGYRQFDGDAALVQELGLSHYRFSIEWSRVEPKRGVFSEEALAHYDAVLDSLKRRGIRPTVTLHHFTDPVWVFDLRELEGCMSATPPIRDENLCGWTNPTVVEEWLKFVEKVVARYGDRVDTWVTFNEPMAFIPLGYLYGAFPPGLAGQSVPEVVVPLIRNVVEAHARAYDLIKRLDQKDADGDGTSSFVGLAQSVSWWVPADAKNAEHRAAAEQGEYFSQLLMVDALAKGGLDTNLDGTPDEAHPSWKGKQDFVGLQYYYVSATTKMTIFPPLTYAPCNGLIESVVPGALKLMKCPTPDPNKLTLMGYEHEPQGLYQVGKAFAKRFPALPLVITENGISTRSGKRRAESLVRHLEQAHRLVAEGVDLRGYYHWALLDNYEWTLAFEQPFGLYRVDRTSMRRIATEGADAYRAVTLAGGVVTEELRRLYGGEGPLTPEPTR from the coding sequence ATGCGGACCGTCAGATCGTATGCCCTGATTTGCGTCGGCCTGGGCCTCGGACTCGGGGCCTGGGCGAGCTGCGATGGCCAGAGCGCCGGCCCCCCGGCCCTGGCCTTCCCGGCGGGCTTCCACTTCGGCGCGGCCACGGCGGCGCATCAGCTCGAAGGGGACAACGCGAACAACAACTGGCACCAGTTCGAGACCCTGCCGGGCTTCGCCGGGAAGACCCGCGAACCGTCGGGCAAGGCGGTCGATGGATATCGACAGTTCGACGGCGATGCCGCTCTCGTGCAGGAGCTCGGGCTCAGCCACTACCGTTTCAGCATCGAATGGAGCCGGGTCGAACCGAAGCGCGGGGTCTTCAGCGAGGAGGCGCTCGCGCACTACGACGCGGTCCTCGACTCCCTCAAGCGGCGCGGCATCCGCCCGACGGTGACGCTGCACCACTTCACCGATCCGGTGTGGGTCTTCGACCTGCGCGAGCTCGAGGGCTGCATGTCGGCGACCCCGCCTATCCGCGACGAGAACCTGTGCGGCTGGACGAACCCGACGGTGGTGGAGGAGTGGCTGAAGTTCGTCGAGAAGGTGGTGGCGCGCTACGGCGACCGCGTGGACACGTGGGTCACCTTCAACGAGCCCATGGCCTTCATCCCGCTGGGCTACCTCTACGGAGCCTTTCCCCCAGGTCTCGCGGGGCAATCCGTGCCGGAGGTCGTCGTGCCGCTGATCCGGAACGTCGTCGAGGCCCACGCGCGGGCCTACGACCTCATCAAGCGGCTGGATCAGAAGGACGCCGACGGGGACGGCACGTCGTCGTTCGTGGGGCTCGCGCAGTCGGTGAGCTGGTGGGTCCCGGCCGACGCGAAGAACGCCGAGCACCGAGCGGCTGCCGAGCAGGGCGAGTACTTCTCGCAGCTCCTGATGGTGGACGCGCTGGCCAAGGGGGGGCTGGACACGAACCTGGACGGCACGCCCGACGAGGCGCACCCGAGCTGGAAGGGGAAGCAGGACTTCGTCGGGCTGCAGTACTACTACGTCTCGGCGACCACGAAGATGACGATCTTCCCCCCGCTGACGTACGCCCCGTGCAACGGGCTGATCGAGAGCGTGGTTCCCGGCGCGCTGAAGCTGATGAAGTGCCCCACGCCGGACCCGAACAAGCTCACGCTCATGGGTTACGAGCACGAGCCCCAGGGCCTGTATCAGGTGGGCAAGGCCTTCGCGAAGCGCTTCCCGGCTCTGCCGCTCGTGATCACCGAGAACGGCATCTCCACGCGCAGCGGCAAGCGGCGCGCCGAGAGCCTCGTGCGCCACCTCGAGCAGGCGCACCGGCTCGTCGCGGAAGGGGTCGATCTCCGCGGCTACTACCACTGGGCGCTGCTGGACAACTACGAGTGGACTCTTGCCTTCGAGCAGCCGTTCGGTCTCTATCGGGTGGACCGGACCTCGATGCGTCGCATCGCCACCGAGGGGGCGGATGCCTATCGCGCGGTGACGCTCGCCGGTGGCGTGGTGACCGAGGAGCTGCGTCGCCTCTACGGGGGCGAGGGCCCGCTCACGCCGGAACCGACGCGCTGA